Proteins encoded in a region of the Clostridium beijerinckii genome:
- a CDS encoding Cof-type HAD-IIB family hydrolase, with protein sequence MESNIIFFDIDGTLFNEKTYTVPNSAKVALKKAQENGHLIFINTGRTIIGIDDCVKELNFDGYVCGCGTYIEFKNKEILHRNLGIDLSKEIVAKLRKYNIDAILEGKNDIYYDTNIHSKEVLRIKERHIREGFYKGKTFDDAEINFDKFVIWTNENSDFESFHNEFKSLFEFIHRGEGFYELVPLGFSKASGIEYLINYLDIHHENTYAIGDSTNDLSMLKYVKNSIAMGNSTPLLFDLVSFVTKDIEDDGIKYALKHYNII encoded by the coding sequence ATGGAATCCAATATTATATTTTTTGATATTGATGGAACATTATTTAATGAAAAGACTTATACAGTCCCTAACAGTGCTAAGGTAGCTCTAAAAAAAGCACAAGAAAATGGGCATCTAATCTTCATTAACACAGGGAGAACAATTATAGGAATTGATGATTGTGTCAAAGAACTAAATTTTGATGGTTATGTTTGTGGATGTGGAACTTACATAGAATTTAAAAATAAAGAAATACTACATAGAAATCTTGGAATAGATTTATCAAAAGAAATTGTAGCCAAGCTTCGCAAATATAATATCGATGCTATATTAGAAGGTAAGAATGATATTTATTACGATACCAATATACATTCTAAAGAAGTTCTTAGAATCAAAGAACGTCATATAAGGGAAGGATTTTATAAAGGTAAAACTTTTGATGATGCTGAAATTAACTTTGATAAATTTGTAATTTGGACTAATGAAAATAGTGATTTTGAAAGCTTTCATAATGAATTTAAAAGTTTATTTGAATTTATACATCGTGGTGAAGGCTTTTATGAATTAGTTCCTTTAGGATTCTCTAAAGCATCAGGTATAGAATACTTAATAAATTATTTAGATATTCACCACGAAAACACATATGCTATTGGTGATAGTACCAATGATTTATCTATGCTTAAATATGTGAAAAATAGTATTGCTATGGGAAATAGTACTCCATTATTATTTGACTTAGTATCATTTGTCACAAAGGATATTGAGGATGATGGAATTAAATATGCTTTAAAACATTACAATATTATATAG
- a CDS encoding DNRLRE domain-containing protein translates to MENSIKAICNTSTYLDKYHSNTNFSNNESLLVGSINNRSLGNNRYISLLNFQLSELSPDSIKKAYLYLFIEDIKPDYKNSFGFGILGNYSNVDIAAIDWSSLPKKDYTKLLNHIIHGYNVGYYLKINVTSLIRSLATHNESYNIFLLPQNQDSNSIIKLSSFESKYPPYLDIITYNIDSTNNIDLSEELNIETYIEEPVEENTYDDEETETNNSEDISTSKESSNVERDSVKNQEEVTLINHLLNKVMEILVNQDLKLNSLNSSNESLSEEISSLSNKLANIDDKISSLDENSTNLKQNDIEILNINMSSLNEILVNQDLKLNSLNSYSESLGQEINSLSNKVANIDDKISLLDENSTNLRQNDIETLNINISSLDEVLVNQDLKLNSLNSYNESLSEEISSLSSKLANIDDELSLLDEKFVSLKQNDIETLNINMSSLSNEILELKALLPNLSVNLESLREAINDFTKAEKLDFSNLNSVSSQLLELSSNLNSLTKLIGSISVEPIN, encoded by the coding sequence GTGGAAAATTCAATTAAAGCTATTTGTAATACTTCAACATACTTGGATAAATATCATTCGAATACAAACTTTTCAAATAACGAGTCATTACTCGTTGGTTCCATAAACAATAGGTCATTAGGCAATAATCGCTATATTTCTTTATTAAATTTTCAACTATCTGAATTGTCCCCTGACTCTATAAAGAAAGCATATTTATATTTGTTTATTGAAGATATTAAACCAGATTATAAGAATTCCTTTGGCTTTGGTATTTTAGGTAATTATAGCAATGTAGATATAGCTGCTATCGATTGGTCAAGCCTGCCCAAAAAGGATTATACAAAGTTATTAAATCATATAATACATGGATATAATGTGGGATATTATTTAAAAATTAATGTTACTTCATTGATTAGATCTCTAGCAACACATAATGAAAGCTATAATATATTTTTACTTCCTCAAAATCAGGATTCTAATTCAATTATTAAGTTATCTTCATTCGAGTCAAAATATCCTCCATATTTAGATATAATAACATATAATATAGATTCGACAAATAATATTGATTTATCGGAAGAACTTAATATTGAAACTTATATTGAAGAACCTGTTGAAGAGAATACTTACGATGATGAGGAGACTGAGACTAATAATTCTGAAGACATTTCTACCTCAAAGGAATCTTCAAATGTTGAAAGAGATAGTGTAAAGAATCAAGAAGAGGTTACGTTAATTAATCATCTGCTTAATAAAGTTATGGAGATATTAGTAAATCAAGATTTAAAATTGAACTCTTTGAATTCTTCCAATGAATCTTTAAGTGAAGAGATAAGCAGCTTATCAAATAAACTGGCAAATATTGATGATAAGATATCTTCATTAGATGAAAATTCTACTAATTTAAAACAAAACGATATTGAAATATTAAATATAAATATGTCATCATTAAATGAGATCTTAGTAAATCAAGATTTGAAACTAAATTCTCTGAACTCTTACAGTGAATCTTTAGGCCAAGAAATAAACAGCCTATCAAACAAAGTCGCGAATATCGATGATAAAATATCTTTATTAGATGAAAATTCTACTAATTTAAGACAAAATGATATTGAAACATTAAATATAAATATATCATCATTAGATGAGGTCTTAGTAAATCAAGATTTGAAATTGAACTCTTTGAATTCTTACAATGAGTCTTTAAGTGAAGAGATAAGCAGTTTATCGAGCAAATTAGCGAATATTGATGATGAGTTATCTTTATTAGATGAAAAATTTGTTAGTTTAAAACAAAATGACATTGAAACGTTGAATATAAATATGTCATCATTAAGTAATGAGATATTAGAATTAAAAGCTCTATTACCTAATTTAAGTGTAAATCTTGAGAGTCTAAGAGAAGCAATTAATGACTTTACTAAGGCAGAGAAACTTGATTTTTCTAACTTGAACTCTGTCAGCTCTCAGTTATTAGAATTGTCGTCAAATTTGAATTCACTAACAAAATTGATTGGTTCAATATCAGTTGAACCCATAAACTAG
- a CDS encoding glycosyltransferase, whose amino-acid sequence MKNKSIVILIPLNIASYEEVEYEEKNDIRGYFDTVDKEREDEIWIKNRINIFMNYTYRSLINQTNQDFTACVLYSKESEELIFSEISKYGPMPQNIVFISKNMADIFIKEKIIGSEYVYFVRIDSDDMYHKSYVQKLYDYIPKPETTALLNQWGYLYDSFNDKLFICSAKVTSCYTLIYKTEDYINGTVPSVITDKLDIQMGTAWSMPNKEYLDGLNYAWHVHSKNTLTSSEEWFTNEWTYYLSDPINKDIINPIISEFMG is encoded by the coding sequence ATGAAGAATAAGAGTATTGTAATTCTAATACCATTAAATATTGCGAGCTATGAAGAAGTTGAGTATGAAGAAAAAAATGATATACGCGGATATTTTGACACTGTAGATAAAGAAAGAGAAGACGAGATTTGGATAAAAAATAGAATTAATATATTTATGAATTACACCTATAGAAGCCTTATAAATCAAACAAATCAAGACTTCACAGCTTGTGTTTTATATAGTAAAGAAAGTGAAGAACTTATATTTTCCGAAATAAGTAAATATGGGCCAATGCCCCAAAATATTGTTTTTATCAGCAAGAATATGGCAGACATATTTATAAAAGAAAAAATCATAGGAAGTGAATATGTATATTTTGTAAGAATTGATTCAGATGATATGTATCACAAATCATATGTTCAGAAGTTATATGATTATATTCCTAAACCTGAAACAACTGCACTATTGAATCAATGGGGGTATCTATATGATTCGTTTAATGATAAGTTATTTATATGTAGTGCAAAAGTGACATCATGTTATACCCTAATTTATAAAACTGAAGATTATATAAATGGAACTGTACCAAGTGTAATTACAGACAAGCTAGATATTCAAATGGGAACCGCTTGGAGTATGCCTAATAAAGAATATTTGGATGGCTTGAATTATGCATGGCACGTCCACTCAAAAAATACTCTAACTTCTTCTGAGGAGTGGTTTACAAATGAATGGACATATTATTTAAGCGATCCAATAAATAAAGATATTATTAATCCAATAATAAGTGAATTTATGGGGTGA
- a CDS encoding protoporphyrinogen/coproporphyrinogen oxidase has protein sequence MDKSIVILGAGITGIAASYYDESDQTIIYEKDNSYGGICGNFQLDDFIFDKGIHLSFTQDSEVRHIFDKVPHRSFEPHPKNISNYRWFKHPIQNNLFSLPIEEKVKAIVSFCDKNKVNTENINYKNWLYSKYGEYITENFFLKYTKKYWCENAENMDISWIKNRVYTPSLEEVIYGALTEDTPNTYYAKEMRYPISGGYKEFLKPIVNNCNIVFNAEAISLDLKNKTVEFSNGDKVNYEFLVSTIPLTELTSITKDISEELKSRAQNLRSTSAILVSLVIEGELNFDDIWFYIYDEDILPARAYLPGKKSINNIKPGYSTIQFEIYSCKAKPLKCSNEKIINNIYDFIEKAKIASRNSVILSDIRSLDHTNVIFYRDTIKNRDYIIDFYEKNQIYCAGRFGQWDYLWSDQSLLSGKNAINKIKCKVGNENRR, from the coding sequence ATGGATAAAAGTATAGTAATATTAGGAGCTGGTATAACAGGAATTGCAGCAAGTTACTATGATGAAAGTGATCAAACTATTATTTATGAAAAAGATAATTCCTATGGAGGCATATGCGGTAACTTCCAGCTTGATGATTTTATTTTTGATAAGGGTATTCATTTATCTTTTACTCAAGATAGCGAAGTTAGACATATTTTTGATAAAGTTCCGCATAGATCTTTTGAACCACACCCTAAAAATATTAGTAATTATAGGTGGTTTAAACATCCGATACAAAATAATCTCTTTAGCCTTCCTATTGAAGAAAAGGTTAAAGCAATAGTTAGTTTTTGTGATAAAAATAAGGTGAATACTGAAAATATAAATTATAAAAACTGGCTATATAGCAAATATGGAGAATATATAACAGAGAATTTTTTCTTAAAATATACTAAAAAGTATTGGTGTGAGAATGCTGAAAACATGGATATATCATGGATTAAAAACAGGGTATATACTCCAAGTCTTGAAGAGGTTATTTATGGTGCACTTACTGAAGATACACCAAATACGTATTATGCAAAGGAAATGAGATATCCCATTAGCGGAGGGTATAAAGAGTTTTTAAAACCAATTGTTAATAACTGTAATATTGTATTTAATGCAGAGGCTATTTCTTTAGATTTGAAAAATAAAACAGTTGAATTTAGTAATGGAGATAAAGTTAACTATGAATTTTTAGTTAGCACTATACCTCTTACTGAACTAACTTCTATTACGAAAGACATTAGTGAAGAACTAAAAAGTAGAGCTCAAAATTTACGATCAACTTCGGCAATTTTAGTTTCATTAGTTATTGAAGGAGAATTAAATTTTGATGATATTTGGTTTTATATTTATGATGAAGATATACTTCCAGCAAGAGCATATCTGCCAGGCAAAAAATCGATAAATAATATTAAGCCCGGATATAGTACAATTCAATTTGAAATATACAGTTGCAAAGCCAAACCTTTGAAATGTTCAAATGAAAAAATAATTAACAATATCTATGATTTCATTGAGAAAGCTAAAATTGCTTCAAGAAATAGCGTAATACTTTCCGATATTAGAAGTTTAGATCATACAAATGTGATCTTTTATAGAGATACAATAAAAAATAGGGATTATATAATAGATTTTTATGAGAAAAATCAAATTTATTGTGCTGGTAGATTTGGTCAATGGGATTATTTGTGGAGTGATCAGAGTTTATTAAGTGGAAAAAATGCAATAAACAAAATCAAATGTAAGGTAGGAAACGAAAATAGGAGATGA
- the rfbH gene encoding lipopolysaccharide biosynthesis protein RfbH, with product MSEIFIQDENSIRKEILDKVKDIYKVRKESEKFIEGKTKIHYSGRVFDENEMIAVVDSALDFWLTLGRKSIEFTDAFKNFLGIKNCLVTNSGSSANLIAVSSLCSRQLINPLNDGDEVITTAVTFPTTLNPIIQNNLKPIFVDVEQGTYNIDPKLIEQAITDKTRAIIFAHTLGNPADMDAIMEIAEKNKLYIIEDTCDALGSTYDGRFCGTFGDFSTYSFYAAHHITMGEGGAICTNNPELSRIALSIRDWGRACYCQQDEKNPNGACNHRFDFKFGNMPEGYDHKYIYTNIGYNLKPLDIQCAMGIKQLEKLPVFIQKRKENFKKLYNCLKKYEDKVILPKSYKKADPAWFSFPITVRDNVGFTRRDFVRFLESRCIETRMLFAGNILNQPAYKNINHKIIGELSNSTQVLSSTFFIGVYPGITTEMMDYMISTIEDFFKNITTGLKI from the coding sequence ATGAGCGAAATTTTTATACAGGATGAAAATTCAATACGTAAAGAAATTCTAGATAAAGTTAAAGATATATATAAGGTAAGAAAAGAATCCGAAAAATTTATTGAAGGAAAAACTAAAATTCATTATTCAGGAAGAGTATTTGATGAAAATGAAATGATAGCAGTTGTAGATTCTGCTCTTGATTTTTGGCTGACATTAGGTAGAAAGAGTATAGAATTCACCGATGCATTTAAAAACTTTCTAGGAATAAAAAATTGCTTAGTAACTAATTCTGGTTCGTCTGCAAATTTAATTGCTGTATCAAGTTTGTGTTCTAGACAACTCATTAATCCCTTAAATGACGGGGACGAAGTAATTACTACTGCAGTTACATTTCCAACAACATTAAATCCCATAATACAAAACAATCTTAAACCTATCTTTGTTGATGTGGAACAGGGAACGTATAATATAGATCCAAAATTAATTGAGCAAGCAATAACTGATAAAACAAGAGCAATTATATTCGCTCATACATTAGGAAATCCTGCTGATATGGATGCAATAATGGAAATTGCAGAAAAGAATAAATTATATATTATAGAAGATACTTGTGATGCATTAGGATCAACCTATGATGGTAGATTTTGTGGCACTTTTGGAGATTTTTCAACTTATAGCTTCTATGCTGCTCACCATATTACTATGGGTGAAGGTGGAGCAATATGCACAAATAATCCAGAGCTTAGTAGAATAGCCCTTTCAATTAGAGACTGGGGAAGGGCATGTTATTGTCAACAAGATGAAAAAAATCCGAATGGGGCCTGCAATCATAGATTTGATTTCAAATTTGGAAACATGCCTGAAGGTTATGATCATAAATATATTTATACTAATATTGGATATAATTTAAAGCCACTAGATATTCAATGTGCAATGGGAATAAAACAGTTAGAAAAATTACCAGTTTTTATTCAAAAGCGAAAAGAAAATTTCAAGAAACTATATAATTGCTTAAAAAAATATGAAGATAAAGTTATTCTTCCTAAATCATACAAAAAAGCTGATCCAGCTTGGTTTTCATTTCCAATAACAGTGCGAGATAATGTTGGCTTTACAAGACGAGATTTTGTTCGGTTTCTAGAATCAAGATGTATTGAAACAAGAATGCTTTTTGCAGGAAATATATTAAATCAACCAGCATATAAAAACATTAATCATAAAATCATAGGAGAATTAAGCAATTCAACTCAAGTCCTTTCATCAACATTTTTTATTGGTGTTTATCCTGGAATTACCACTGAAATGATGGACTATATGATTAGTACTATAGAAGACTTCTTTAAGAATATAACCACAGGATTAAAGATTTAA
- a CDS encoding dTDP-4-dehydrorhamnose 3,5-epimerase family protein, producing the protein MIDGVVIKKLNKIPDDRGTILKMQESTDDEFKGFGEIYFSTIYPNVVKGWHLHKKAVLNYAVIKGMIKLVLYDSRENSSTTNELMEIYMGTENYCLVQIPAGVWNGFKTVGNEYAIVADLITVNHKDDEMLRMDPWKSFIKYDWNVRDR; encoded by the coding sequence TTGATAGATGGAGTAGTTATAAAAAAATTAAATAAGATACCTGACGATAGAGGAACTATTTTAAAAATGCAAGAGAGTACTGATGATGAATTTAAAGGGTTTGGTGAAATATATTTTTCTACAATATATCCAAACGTTGTTAAAGGCTGGCATCTGCATAAAAAAGCGGTTCTTAACTATGCAGTAATCAAAGGAATGATAAAACTTGTACTGTACGATTCTAGAGAAAATTCAAGTACTACCAATGAACTTATGGAAATATATATGGGAACAGAAAATTATTGCTTAGTTCAGATTCCAGCAGGAGTATGGAATGGATTTAAAACTGTTGGCAATGAGTATGCTATAGTAGCAGATCTAATAACAGTAAATCACAAGGATGATGAGATGTTAAGAATGGATCCATGGAAATCTTTCATTAAATATGATTGGAATGTGAGGGATAGATAA
- a CDS encoding glycosyltransferase: MKNKTVIITSMFNVKPYIQNGRDRYTKEWINYRIKVFQEFTLRSLKLQTNQDFNFFLCYEDATDELIKSALNKYETLPSNVHFVMKSKYREEIKEYLKDYEYVYFVRLDSDDAYHKTFIQQLYDYNPKPETVSLINRSGYIYDSVNKSIGKCYCKVVTFYTFIYKTQDYLNGKIYSQDFTDIDNEQYIAIRVPHEFIEKRNYLWHVHGKNTITSFNNWFTQVDDATDDIEVVNKIIPEYIGK; this comes from the coding sequence ATGAAAAATAAAACTGTAATAATAACAAGTATGTTTAATGTTAAACCCTATATACAAAATGGACGAGATCGCTATACTAAAGAATGGATAAATTATAGAATCAAAGTATTTCAGGAATTCACACTCAGAAGTTTAAAATTACAAACCAATCAAGATTTTAACTTCTTCCTTTGTTATGAAGACGCTACTGATGAGTTGATAAAGTCAGCATTAAATAAGTATGAGACTCTTCCAAGTAATGTTCATTTTGTAATGAAATCTAAGTATCGCGAGGAAATAAAAGAATATTTAAAAGACTATGAATATGTTTATTTTGTGAGGCTAGATTCAGATGATGCTTACCATAAAACATTTATACAACAATTATATGACTATAATCCAAAACCTGAAACTGTTTCTTTAATTAATAGAAGTGGATATATTTATGATTCGGTAAATAAATCAATAGGTAAATGTTATTGCAAGGTTGTAACATTTTATACCTTTATTTATAAAACACAAGACTATTTAAATGGTAAAATATACAGCCAAGATTTTACAGATATTGATAATGAACAGTATATAGCTATTAGAGTTCCACATGAATTTATAGAAAAGAGAAATTATTTATGGCATGTTCATGGTAAAAATACTATTACAAGCTTTAATAATTGGTTTACTCAGGTGGATGATGCTACTGATGATATAGAAGTTGTAAATAAAATAATACCTGAATATATAGGTAAGTAA
- a CDS encoding NAD-dependent epimerase/dehydratase family protein, with protein MNILITGGFGYLGSYCAEYLSLKGNEVTLIGRKIPKYMEEWTKKFNVVIADITDEKLFLKLLGNKYDCVIHCAAANEVKCKNSPKESILINTYGTENMLDICTKLGIGRFIYVSTFHAYGSSNIVGTINEKSSIEASTLYGITHYFGELLTKRYSNNSNILGTSIRLANLCTRPLFSGIERWSIVPNNFIVQAFKTNKIIINSSGNQKRNFLSIKDLCSAIDIILEEQKQKYDVFNIGGDSNYSINEVAEIVKSVGEKLLKGKQIEIAHTKKLDQIIEKDDYIFDISKIKSIGYKPNCNIEDEIKETFEQFIESEV; from the coding sequence ATGAATATTTTAATTACAGGTGGATTTGGATATTTAGGAAGTTATTGTGCAGAATATCTCTCTTTAAAAGGAAATGAAGTAACACTTATTGGAAGAAAAATCCCGAAATATATGGAGGAATGGACTAAGAAATTTAATGTGGTAATTGCGGATATAACTGATGAAAAACTATTCTTAAAACTATTAGGAAATAAGTATGATTGTGTTATACACTGTGCAGCAGCCAATGAGGTTAAGTGTAAAAATTCACCTAAGGAGTCTATTTTAATAAACACGTATGGTACTGAAAATATGCTTGATATATGTACTAAATTAGGAATAGGAAGATTTATCTACGTTTCAACATTTCATGCATATGGAAGTTCCAACATTGTTGGAACAATAAATGAAAAAAGCAGCATTGAAGCATCGACTTTATATGGAATAACTCATTACTTTGGAGAACTTCTCACAAAACGTTATTCAAATAACTCTAATATCTTAGGAACTTCTATAAGACTCGCAAACCTTTGTACTAGACCACTTTTCAGTGGAATTGAAAGATGGAGTATTGTGCCAAATAACTTCATAGTACAGGCCTTTAAAACTAATAAAATCATAATAAATTCATCAGGAAACCAAAAAAGAAACTTCTTATCTATTAAAGATTTGTGCAGTGCAATTGATATTATATTAGAAGAGCAAAAACAAAAATATGATGTCTTTAATATAGGAGGCGATTCAAATTATTCTATAAATGAAGTTGCAGAAATTGTAAAAAGTGTTGGCGAAAAACTTTTAAAAGGAAAACAAATCGAAATAGCTCATACAAAAAAACTTGATCAAATAATTGAAAAAGATGACTATATATTCGATATATCTAAAATAAAATCAATTGGATATAAACCTAATTGCAACATTGAGGATGAGATAAAGGAAACATTTGAACAATTTATAGAGAGTGAAGTGTAA
- the rfbG gene encoding CDP-glucose 4,6-dehydratase, with the protein MGVEDKRLNLDKYKGKKVLVTGHTGFKGSWLCMWLLKSGASVIGVSKDPYTKYDNFVLAKLSNKIVDLRNDIRNLDEMEKIFDKYEPEVVFHLAAQPLVRLSYEMPVETFDINIKGTINILECIRKSKSVQAGIIITSDKCYENINQIWGYKETDRLGGYDPYSCSKACAELVTGSYINCFFNPNECKNHGKFIATVRAGNVIGGGDWSKDRIIPDIIRSLQNKAPIVIRNPIAIRPWQHVLDPLRGYLMLGNHLISHESEFIGAWNFGPNSNDILTVKDIVSRTIKLWGEGAFIIAQNNGPHEAELLSIDCTKAKRYIKWNPILGIDEALKMTVEWYKGYKNSDVYELCMKQIETIEDKSFE; encoded by the coding sequence ATGGGAGTAGAAGACAAAAGATTAAATCTTGATAAATACAAAGGTAAAAAAGTACTTGTAACAGGACATACTGGATTTAAGGGATCGTGGTTATGTATGTGGTTACTAAAATCTGGAGCTAGTGTAATTGGAGTATCTAAAGACCCATATACAAAATATGATAATTTTGTATTAGCTAAATTAAGTAATAAAATAGTTGACCTACGTAATGATATACGAAATTTAGATGAAATGGAAAAGATATTTGATAAGTATGAGCCTGAAGTTGTATTTCATCTCGCTGCACAACCATTAGTGAGATTATCTTATGAAATGCCAGTGGAAACTTTTGATATTAATATAAAGGGAACCATAAATATACTTGAATGTATACGAAAAAGCAAAAGTGTCCAAGCTGGGATTATCATAACCTCAGATAAATGCTATGAAAATATAAATCAGATATGGGGATATAAAGAAACTGATAGACTCGGGGGATATGATCCATATAGTTGTAGTAAAGCTTGTGCAGAGCTTGTTACTGGATCATATATAAATTGCTTTTTCAATCCTAATGAATGCAAAAATCATGGAAAATTTATTGCAACTGTAAGGGCTGGAAATGTAATTGGAGGAGGAGATTGGAGCAAGGATAGAATTATTCCGGATATAATAAGATCATTGCAAAATAAGGCTCCCATAGTAATAAGAAACCCAATTGCAATAAGGCCTTGGCAACATGTTTTAGATCCGCTAAGAGGATATCTGATGTTAGGTAATCATTTGATTTCACATGAGTCTGAATTTATTGGAGCTTGGAACTTTGGACCAAATTCAAATGATATTTTAACAGTTAAAGATATTGTTTCTAGAACAATAAAGCTTTGGGGTGAAGGTGCTTTTATAATTGCTCAAAATAATGGTCCCCATGAAGCAGAGTTATTAAGCATTGATTGCACTAAAGCTAAGAGATATATCAAGTGGAATCCTATCCTTGGTATAGACGAAGCACTTAAAATGACTGTTGAATGGTATAAAGGCTATAAAAATAGTGATGTTTATGAGCTATGCATGAAACAAATAGAAACCATAGAAGACAAAAGTTTTGAGTAG
- a CDS encoding sugar phosphate nucleotidyltransferase: MDVVILCGGKGMRMREYSERIPKPLVTVGDRPIIWHIMKTYYHYGYDHFILCLGYKGELIKQYFANMLILNRNFTITMCDDDYKIKYLDGEKEKWSITLVDTGLEAKTATRLKRVSDYIEGEEFFMTYGDGLSDVNINDLLEYHKNKGTYVTLTGINPVSTFGELKTNNGIVENFEEKPIKDTIINGGYMVINKKALNYIPNEDCMFEQEPLRSLVKDRQVSVFNHYGFWKAVDTAKDVEDINNLYNAGEGKWKIWE, translated from the coding sequence ATGGATGTTGTAATATTATGTGGCGGAAAAGGAATGAGGATGAGAGAGTACAGTGAAAGAATTCCTAAGCCTCTTGTAACGGTAGGAGATAGACCTATTATATGGCATATAATGAAGACTTATTACCACTATGGTTATGATCATTTTATTTTATGTCTTGGATATAAAGGAGAATTAATTAAACAATATTTTGCTAATATGCTTATTCTTAATAGAAATTTCACAATAACAATGTGTGATGATGATTATAAAATAAAATATTTAGATGGAGAAAAAGAAAAATGGTCTATAACCCTTGTTGATACGGGATTAGAAGCGAAAACAGCAACAAGACTAAAGAGGGTTAGTGATTATATTGAAGGCGAAGAATTTTTTATGACATACGGCGACGGATTAAGCGATGTTAATATAAACGATTTACTTGAGTATCATAAAAATAAAGGTACGTATGTAACTTTAACAGGAATTAATCCTGTATCAACTTTTGGTGAATTAAAAACTAATAATGGAATAGTAGAAAATTTTGAAGAAAAACCAATCAAAGATACAATAATTAACGGTGGATATATGGTTATTAATAAAAAGGCTCTAAACTATATTCCTAATGAAGACTGTATGTTTGAGCAAGAACCTTTAAGAAGTCTCGTTAAAGATAGACAAGTATCTGTGTTTAATCATTACGGTTTTTGGAAAGCTGTAGACACAGCCAAAGATGTAGAAGATATAAATAATCTATATAATGCGGGAGAAGGTAAGTGGAAGATATGGGAGTAG